The following proteins are co-located in the Osmia lignaria lignaria isolate PbOS001 chromosome 12, iyOsmLign1, whole genome shotgun sequence genome:
- the Tg gene encoding transglutaminase isoform X1, which translates to MGKCCSCCSCFSCFSRFRAIFRPETVTDSPLKPLCTKPECLPRPPAAPNDGEDFGVPVLTIIDVDPCIAENGSLHRTSRYDLMSRQDDKSRLVVRRGQEFYLHLTLSRDYDPNIDGMSIVFTVDGVEQPQYGHGTLVATAVLYPGEVSEGSWQATIDAVQTNFLRLKIVPSANAIIGKWRMDIDTKNRNLDGAISYTMKQPFYLIFNPWCPEDIVYMEDEDQRQEYVMAEDGLIWRGSYNRLRPTVWKYSQFERDILDCALHLMIQVGKVRISGRSDAVVISRILSAAVNSPDDNGAVMGNWSDDFGGGTPPTKWLGSQKILQQYYKSKKPVKYGQCWVFSGVLATVCRTLGLPCRVVTNYSSAHDTQSSLTVDYFVDAEGKIMEELNSDSIWNFHVWNEVWMKRLDLALDNPGWQAIDATPQELSEDAYRCGPASVISVKNGEVLRPYDNAFLFAEVNADKVFWRYNGPTQPLKLIRKDVDGIGQYISTKAVGRWAREDITHTYKYPEKSPEERAAMLKALRQSQSLFSRYYLNEDFNDIMFNFELRDDIVIGQPFSVVLLIKNRSSYNEYRVSVILRVETVLYTGRVGDPVKRLSMDRLVKPGVLEEVRMDVSWEEYGPRLLNQCAFNIACLATVKDTNFEYFAQDDFRVRKPDIKIMLKDEPVVGETLNATARFKNPLPIPLKKCRFLIEGPGLDEQLKIKLSETVEVEADAECSFSMVPKFEGRATIAAKFYSKELEDVDGFINFMVKPAKAVANGE; encoded by the exons GGGAAGACTTTGGTGTTCCGGTCTTGACCATCATAGACGTGGACCCGTGCATAGCGGAGAACGGGAGCTTGCACAGGACGTCGAGATACGATTTGATGAGCCGACAGGACGACAAGTCGAGGCTGGTCGTTCGACGGGGACAAGAGTTTTATCTCCACTTGACTTTATCCAGGGACTACGATCCGAACATTGACGGTATGTCGATAGTTTTTACGGTGGATGGAGTGGAGCAGCCGCAATACGGTCATGGAACTCTGGTCGCCACCGCTGTTCTCTATCCTGGAGAGGTGTCCGAGGGTTCCTGGCAAGCCACCATCGATGCGGTTCAAACGAATTTCCTTCGATTAAAG ATCGTTCCGTCCGCTAACGCCATAATAGGTAAATGGAGAATGGACATTGACACGAAGAACAGGAATTTGGACGGCGCTATTAGTTACACGATGAAACAACCGTTTTATCTGATCTTTAATCCATGGTGCCCAG AGGACATAGTGTACATGGAGGATGAAGATCAACGGCAGGAGTACGTGATGGCGGAGGATGGTTTGATATGGCGGGGAAGTTATAATCGCCTGAGACCAACGGTTTGGAAGTACTCGCAGTTCGAGAGAGATATATTGGACTGTGCTCTGCATCTGATGATTCAAGTGGGAAAAGTTCGAATCTCCGGCAGAAGCGATGCTGTTGTTATATCTCGCATCCTGTCCGCGGCG GTAAATTCACCGGACGACAACGGAGCCGTGATGGGCAACTGGTCCGACGATTTCGGTGGTGGTACACCGCCGACCAAGTGGTTGGGCTCGCAAAAGATTCTGCAGCAGTATTACAAAAGCAAGAAACCGGTGAAATACGGACAGTGCTGGGTATTTTCGGGGGTGCTGGCTACCGTTTGCCGTACTCTGGGACTTCCTTGCCGCGTCGTGACCAACTACTCGAGCGCCCACGATACTCAGAGCAGCTTGACGGTCGATTATTTCGTCGATGCAGAGGGAAAAATAATGGAGGAGTTGAACAGCGATTCGATATG GAATTTCCACGTGTGGAACGAGGTTTGGATGAAGAGATTGGACTTGGCGTTGGATAATCCTGGCTGGCAAGCGATCGATGCAACGCCCCAGGAACTGAGTGAGGACGCGTATCGTTGCGGGCCAGCTTCCGTGATTTCGGTGAAGAACGGCGAGGTTCTTCGACCTTACGACAACGCTTTCCTCTTTGCCGAGGTGAACGCGGACAAGGTGTTTTGGCGGTACAACGGACCGACTCAACCTTTGAAGTTGATTCGAAAGGACGTGGACGG AATCGGTCAATACATCAGCACGAAAGCAGTCGGCAGGTGGGCTCGAGAAGATATTACCCACACTTACAAGTACCCGGAAA AATCGCCGGAAGAACGGGCTGCGATGTTGAAGGCGCTGCGTCAAAGCCAGTCGTTGTTCAGTCGCTATTACCTGAACGAAGATTTCAACGACATCATGTTCAACTTCGAGCTTCGCGACGACATCGTGATAGGACAACCCTTCAG CGTGGTGCTGCTGATTAAAAACAGAAGCAGCTACAACGAGTATAGAGTCTCCGTGATTCTGAGAGTAGAAACCGTCCTGTACACGGGCAGGGTTGGCGATCCGGTGAAAAGATTGAGCATGGATCGACTGGTGAAGCCTGGAGTTCTGGAGGAAGTGCGTATGGACGTTTCCTGGGAAGAATACGGGCCACGATTGTTGAATCAGTGCGCTTTTAACATCGCCTGTTTGGCGACCGTTAAAGACACAAACTTCGAGTACTTCGCTCAAGACGATTTTCGCGTAAGGAAGCCTGATATCAAGATCATG TTAAAGGACGAGCCGGTAGTTGGGGAAACTTTGAACGCGACTGCAAGGTTTAAGAATCCGTTACCAATTCCACTGAAAAAATGCAGATTTTTAATCGAAGGACCAGGGTTGGACGAGCAGCTGAAGATAAAGCTGTCCGAAACGGTGGAAGTCGAGGCTGACGCGGAATGTTCATTTTCCATGGTGCCGAAATTCGAAGGACGCGCCACTATTGCCGCGAAATTTTACTCGAAAGAGCTCGAGGACGTTGACGGTTTCATCAATTTCATGGTGAAACCGGCGAAAGCTGTTGCAAACGGTGAATAA
- the Tg gene encoding transglutaminase isoform X2 → MDSVFRSFSRDELRFPNPRRMFYRFYDRYRSFDDRRLRPFPYSFYWEDFGVPVLTIIDVDPCIAENGSLHRTSRYDLMSRQDDKSRLVVRRGQEFYLHLTLSRDYDPNIDGMSIVFTVDGVEQPQYGHGTLVATAVLYPGEVSEGSWQATIDAVQTNFLRLKIVPSANAIIGKWRMDIDTKNRNLDGAISYTMKQPFYLIFNPWCPEDIVYMEDEDQRQEYVMAEDGLIWRGSYNRLRPTVWKYSQFERDILDCALHLMIQVGKVRISGRSDAVVISRILSAAVNSPDDNGAVMGNWSDDFGGGTPPTKWLGSQKILQQYYKSKKPVKYGQCWVFSGVLATVCRTLGLPCRVVTNYSSAHDTQSSLTVDYFVDAEGKIMEELNSDSIWNFHVWNEVWMKRLDLALDNPGWQAIDATPQELSEDAYRCGPASVISVKNGEVLRPYDNAFLFAEVNADKVFWRYNGPTQPLKLIRKDVDGIGQYISTKAVGRWAREDITHTYKYPEKSPEERAAMLKALRQSQSLFSRYYLNEDFNDIMFNFELRDDIVIGQPFSVVLLIKNRSSYNEYRVSVILRVETVLYTGRVGDPVKRLSMDRLVKPGVLEEVRMDVSWEEYGPRLLNQCAFNIACLATVKDTNFEYFAQDDFRVRKPDIKIMLKDEPVVGETLNATARFKNPLPIPLKKCRFLIEGPGLDEQLKIKLSETVEVEADAECSFSMVPKFEGRATIAAKFYSKELEDVDGFINFMVKPAKAVANGE, encoded by the exons ATGGATTCAGTCTTTCGTTCGTTTTCAAGGGACGAGCTCCGCTTTCCCAATCCTCGAAGGATGTTTTATAGATTTTACGATCGTTACCGGTCCTTCGACGACCGTCGACTCAGGCCGTTTCCCTACAGCTTTTATT GGGAAGACTTTGGTGTTCCGGTCTTGACCATCATAGACGTGGACCCGTGCATAGCGGAGAACGGGAGCTTGCACAGGACGTCGAGATACGATTTGATGAGCCGACAGGACGACAAGTCGAGGCTGGTCGTTCGACGGGGACAAGAGTTTTATCTCCACTTGACTTTATCCAGGGACTACGATCCGAACATTGACGGTATGTCGATAGTTTTTACGGTGGATGGAGTGGAGCAGCCGCAATACGGTCATGGAACTCTGGTCGCCACCGCTGTTCTCTATCCTGGAGAGGTGTCCGAGGGTTCCTGGCAAGCCACCATCGATGCGGTTCAAACGAATTTCCTTCGATTAAAG ATCGTTCCGTCCGCTAACGCCATAATAGGTAAATGGAGAATGGACATTGACACGAAGAACAGGAATTTGGACGGCGCTATTAGTTACACGATGAAACAACCGTTTTATCTGATCTTTAATCCATGGTGCCCAG AGGACATAGTGTACATGGAGGATGAAGATCAACGGCAGGAGTACGTGATGGCGGAGGATGGTTTGATATGGCGGGGAAGTTATAATCGCCTGAGACCAACGGTTTGGAAGTACTCGCAGTTCGAGAGAGATATATTGGACTGTGCTCTGCATCTGATGATTCAAGTGGGAAAAGTTCGAATCTCCGGCAGAAGCGATGCTGTTGTTATATCTCGCATCCTGTCCGCGGCG GTAAATTCACCGGACGACAACGGAGCCGTGATGGGCAACTGGTCCGACGATTTCGGTGGTGGTACACCGCCGACCAAGTGGTTGGGCTCGCAAAAGATTCTGCAGCAGTATTACAAAAGCAAGAAACCGGTGAAATACGGACAGTGCTGGGTATTTTCGGGGGTGCTGGCTACCGTTTGCCGTACTCTGGGACTTCCTTGCCGCGTCGTGACCAACTACTCGAGCGCCCACGATACTCAGAGCAGCTTGACGGTCGATTATTTCGTCGATGCAGAGGGAAAAATAATGGAGGAGTTGAACAGCGATTCGATATG GAATTTCCACGTGTGGAACGAGGTTTGGATGAAGAGATTGGACTTGGCGTTGGATAATCCTGGCTGGCAAGCGATCGATGCAACGCCCCAGGAACTGAGTGAGGACGCGTATCGTTGCGGGCCAGCTTCCGTGATTTCGGTGAAGAACGGCGAGGTTCTTCGACCTTACGACAACGCTTTCCTCTTTGCCGAGGTGAACGCGGACAAGGTGTTTTGGCGGTACAACGGACCGACTCAACCTTTGAAGTTGATTCGAAAGGACGTGGACGG AATCGGTCAATACATCAGCACGAAAGCAGTCGGCAGGTGGGCTCGAGAAGATATTACCCACACTTACAAGTACCCGGAAA AATCGCCGGAAGAACGGGCTGCGATGTTGAAGGCGCTGCGTCAAAGCCAGTCGTTGTTCAGTCGCTATTACCTGAACGAAGATTTCAACGACATCATGTTCAACTTCGAGCTTCGCGACGACATCGTGATAGGACAACCCTTCAG CGTGGTGCTGCTGATTAAAAACAGAAGCAGCTACAACGAGTATAGAGTCTCCGTGATTCTGAGAGTAGAAACCGTCCTGTACACGGGCAGGGTTGGCGATCCGGTGAAAAGATTGAGCATGGATCGACTGGTGAAGCCTGGAGTTCTGGAGGAAGTGCGTATGGACGTTTCCTGGGAAGAATACGGGCCACGATTGTTGAATCAGTGCGCTTTTAACATCGCCTGTTTGGCGACCGTTAAAGACACAAACTTCGAGTACTTCGCTCAAGACGATTTTCGCGTAAGGAAGCCTGATATCAAGATCATG TTAAAGGACGAGCCGGTAGTTGGGGAAACTTTGAACGCGACTGCAAGGTTTAAGAATCCGTTACCAATTCCACTGAAAAAATGCAGATTTTTAATCGAAGGACCAGGGTTGGACGAGCAGCTGAAGATAAAGCTGTCCGAAACGGTGGAAGTCGAGGCTGACGCGGAATGTTCATTTTCCATGGTGCCGAAATTCGAAGGACGCGCCACTATTGCCGCGAAATTTTACTCGAAAGAGCTCGAGGACGTTGACGGTTTCATCAATTTCATGGTGAAACCGGCGAAAGCTGTTGCAAACGGTGAATAA